The following DNA comes from Solanum stenotomum isolate F172 chromosome 11, ASM1918654v1, whole genome shotgun sequence.
ACGGAGGGTAtgtgcataccatttacgatagttcagggTATATTCATCCTTTTTCCCTTACTAAATTTATCAAAGAGATGAAATAGAATCAAGGTATATCTTTTTATCCCAAGGATTTAAGGGATTGTAATAGGATGAATAAGATCCATCCACCGTTAAACAAAGATCTTGAATTTAGGCCTTAGGTATGAAAACGAATCCTAGTAGGGAGCACTTTTCTTTTAATGAACCTTATACAACACGAATCTAGATTAATTGAGACTTCAATACAGATATTAAACACgaaatacaaaactaaaaaaaataaaatatgaaacaaTCTATGCATAAGACAATATTAAATGAACCATTTGGTCCCAACAATTTTATTTCATGGCAGTGTCCATAAagaaattaaatcaattttccAATGAGTTAAGGTACATTATCCCCAAATTGAATAGGAAGTATCATAGTTATAAAAATTCCAAACTAAGAGGATCTGCAAAAATCTTTCTTTGAAGGAATTGTAGGTTGGCTTAAATGCAAAGGAATAATGagatattttttcaattaaataataatgaCTTTCGTATCAACTtacattagttatatatatttcgaaattttatcatatatttattattttctatcaATATAAGATATTAAGTAGTTTATATAAGAAACTATATATATGTACTTATGGGGACAACACAAGGTTGCAGATTTACTAgctaagaaagaagaaaaatatagcATCTCCTCCCGTATTTGCCAATGATACTAATTGACATAGATGTATGATAAGAAAATACTCGTAATAGCTCCCCTAGCAAACAATCTAACTACATGTATATATGGATCGTTGCGTCACGAACTTAGAGTCTTACTAAAGCTCCATGCGGCATTAGACAACTTACTCACGATTTTATAAGCTCAAATAAGCCCTTTGAaactaagatcgctaagagaatgaaaaggaaGACTTAGAAAGATTTGGAAAGTTTAGAAGAAGGCTTTGTATTAAGCTTGGAAGATTGCTTTACACTTGCTTGGTTGCTTGCTTGGATGGTGCCTTGCAAATGAGgggcacctctatttatactacctcCTAGGGactaaaatgtaattaatatttattttacaagtccctaaactatttacactttggtccctctctagaatcttctactaattctaggaaattctaaagctttccaagaaaatatctagtccctcttctagaattctctacacaaGGCTTTCCTGGAAACTATCTAGGACCTTCTATTGCCTTCTaagttattctagagaattccCTAGAATTCTAGGgaattctctagccttcttgaataatctaaagGGTTCTAGAGTCTTCTGGAAACCTCTCTACAATTCTAGACCCTTCCACCCCTATTCGGACACAAAATTTCACTGTGACGTGGTGAGACGTGACAATTGGCTCTTTATTGACACTTAACATTATTATGTAAATATAGTTcttttaacaaataataataacaaaaatactaaAAGAAGTTCGAAGGAATACCCTTGCCCTTCTAACTCCATATACTTAACACTCTAGTTAAAAAAAAGGGGGGGAGGACAAATATATACtcaaactatcgtaaatggtatacaGATATCATCCGTCATATTTTCGGGATATTAGTGTCTCTGCCGTCCAAAaattagagcatatatgcccttcactgtAACGGAAGACTAAAAATGGACATGTGATGCAATTTTATTcgtcgatccgatatttaataaatgtcgggtcggtggataagattatgacacgtgtatgtccgttattGTAAATGGTATATATGTTCTACTTTTTGGAcgacaggggcaccaatgtcccaaaggtatgacggagggtatctgtataccatttacgatagatCGGGAATATATTAATTCTTTTTccctaaaaagaaataattccCCACTTTACTCCATCATTAGGGATCAATAGTGTTCCACTAGCTCTTCCTCGTGTGACTCAAATCCTCAATCTATGGATGAAAGGTGAAAGTGCTCACCATTAGAGCAAAATCTCACGTGTCTATTCTTTAAATAGAAATTGTAGTGATATTTatataaactaataatttttctaaaatctGTGACTCTTAACAATGTGGCCACTTAAAAagggaaactttttttttccctttttctttctctctgtCAAAGTCTTGAAAAGCTTTAATTTGATCTTTGAACCAAGAATTCACGAGATTTCCCTGAAATCAGTGGTTTGACATTCATCTTTCTCTGCCCCAAAAGCCACTAAACTACTCACTTTTCCCAAAATGACTATTGCAAAAGAGTCTTGCCACTCTCACAGACTACTTCTTGAAAAAAGACTCTATTTTTATGACTATTCTTCTTTCAGTTTTTGTCACCTTGAAACCCCTTTTGTTTTGTCTTCATTATTCATTCCTTTTACATAGCTGTTTCTTGTAACTTCTAGTAAAAAAAGACTCCTTTTTTATGACTATTGAACTcagtttttgtatttttagtaaaaaGACTCCATTTTTATGACTATTGATCTCAGTTTTTGTCACCTTGAAACCCCTTTTACCTTAATTTGTGAACTTTAGTAAGAAAGACTCCATTTTTATGACTATTCATCTTTCTGTTTTTGTTACAATGAAACCCCCTTTGCCTTCTCTTCATCATTCATTCCTTTTTCATAGTTGTTTCTTGTAATATTTTTTGGTTTCCATGGGCTTGGAAATTTACTTTCCTTAACTTAGTCATGCAAAGTTTTCTGTAATGGAAAGTTCATTGTCTTGGTGTATGGCTTAATGGTTGTCTTTGTTTTTGGTTCTTGTTTGATAGATTCATGAATTTAAGATTACCCTTTAGAACTCATGTTTCTGAATCAGTTCATGCATTTCTTGAAATCAAATCACACATTCAGAAGAAAAATCATCTTCTGAAAGTGTGTATTGAGTTTTGacacttttttaacaaaagttgtgtttttttttgggtctttttTCCATGGCTACTTGTTTTAATCCTTTTAGGCTAAGAAGGTCTAAGAGTAAAACATTAGAATTgccttcttcatcttcaagaaCTCAGTGGAATTCATGTGATATGGAAACAATGGATAAGAAAAGATTTGATAGTTTAGAGTCATGGTCAATGATATTAGAATCTGATAATGTTGAAAGTTGGGAAGTTTCTAAAGAGGATCAAGAAGAATGGACAGCTGATTTGTCTCAGTTGTTTATAGGTAACAAGTTTGCTTCTGGTGCACATAGCAGGATTTATAGAGGAATTTACAAGCAAAGAGCAGTTGCTGTGAAAATGGTGAGGATTCCAACTCATAAGGAGGAAACTAGAGCTAAGCTTGAACAGCAGTTCAAGTCTGAAGTTCGTCTGCTTTCGCGTTTGTACCATCTCAACATTGTGCAGGTTGCAGTTCCTTTACATTACAGAATgatgatttttatgatctattATCGTGTTTACTTGTAATGATAGTTATGCTCTTTTCGTAGTTTATCAGGTTTATTTGTATGAGTCTTTATTGCGTGAGGGTGGTGTCCGGGCCGCCTTGCACACGCCTTGACTATCCTATAGTGAAGGGGTCAGGAAACCGCACTCcctctcaatttatgtgacactttttgctTCTCGAGATTTTAACGGTTAAGTTTGACcaacatattttaaaatgtttttttttcatcacaTTGACACGAGaagaattgcaacttatagaactttttcacatagtttttgaatatttgaattttaagtttaaaataatGTGTTGATCTAAACCAATTTAGCTTCGAAGATTATTCAAATTGACTCTCGTTAAGCAAAAGGTGTCACATAAATTCAAAGTGCAAATAGAGCAAACATAATCTTTTTTGGTATATATACGAACTTTTGAATCCCCTTCACATACTTTAGGTTGGAAGATTGAAACTTTTGAATCCCCTTGTTAAAATTCTTGGCTTTGCCACTGTCTACAGTGCACTTGTTTTCTCTTGGTAGCATAGATGCCTATGTAATTCTTCTCACCAAGACTTAGGCAGATGGAAAAAAGTGAGTCTTGTTTTCTGTATGCAAGACGGTCTCTGTGTTTCAAAATTTACGAACCTTATTAAACACTTCCAGTGCCTGATCCCCTGTGGAAGCCCAAGTGTTcagtttattattgtatttcaaaaaaaattgactaattaAATATGCCACACAGATACCTAGAGAATTGTGACATCACCGGTTAGTAGTAACACATGGTTCTCTTAGCACAAAAACATTGATGTCTAGTATTTGTCTCGTTTTAAGGAACATGCTTCTTCGTGTATCATTTTTCCGTTGTTCTAAATACTTAACTTTCTCTGACTGCTAGCTTATCTTCAGCTTGAATATTCATTCGGATGAAAGGCTTGAAAAGGCAGAAATATAATAGGTCTTAGGCATTGTTCTGATCCGGTGAAGTTCCCTGCATTCTGTCTCTAGGAGGTTTTTTCAAATGCATCTTCCCTCTTTTATGTTCAGTTGTCAAAATTAATATGCTGTCCACGACCATCAGTGACatcgaaaagacaaaaatgaaatAGGTGGGCAAGTAGGCACGAGGCTTGTTACCAACACACACTTACTCCAACTCTGATGAAGTACTCTGGAGATGAAAGTGAGAACGTTGGAAAATCTGCTGGCATTAGTTAGGGAGGCAGCAAGAGACTAATTCAGGAAGTGATTAGCTCTTTGCATTTCCTGAGAAAAATAGATCAAGTAAAGTGTAATTTGTGCACCTTGACTCGTAGTGTAATTCATAAGGAAGAATGATCTTTGATTATTTAAGCTTCCGAGACGGGCACTGGcaggataaaataaaatattgttcaTTGAGTGGTTTTGTTGTGTGGGATATTTCAAGTTTTTAGCTTTGTTTTTGTCCAACATTGGTGAGAATCCAATGCCCCGAAAACCTAAGGGTTCCTCCGCAAGGTTTGTCCAGGGAGGGTGAGTCAGGGCCTAAGATTGGGGACCGAAAAGCGTAGTGGATGGACATCATGTGAATATTCCTGTACTACCCCTTGTTGGTCCCTAGGAACGGAGGAGGCTAGGTCCAAATTTTCGTTTCTGTCAATTTGGGTTCCGTAAATTTGTGCAGCTTGTATTGACGCATAATATACtgtgaaatgaaacaaaagttCTTACAGTATATCTTCTTTATCTACAGTTTATTGCAGCTTGTAAAAAACCTCCTGTATACTGTATCATTATGGAGTACATGTCACAAGGAACTTTGAGGATGTATCTCAACAAGAAAGAGCCTTATTCACTTTCCATAGAAACCATTCTGAGGTTAGCTCTCGATATATCACGAGGGATGGCGTATCTACATTCACAAGGGGTGATCCATAGAGACCTCAAATCAAGTAATTTACTTCTGAATGACGAAATGCGTGTCAAGGTTGCAGATTTTGGGACATCATGTCTTGAAACACAGTGCCGGGAAGCCAAAGGAAATATGGGAACTTACCGTTGGATGGCGCCAGAGATGACTAAGGAAAAACCTTATACTCGCAAAGTTGATGTATATAGTTTTGGAATTGTGCTTTGGGAGCTCACAACAGCTCTGTTGCCATTTCAAGGAATGACACCTGTGCAAGCCGCTTTTGCTGTTGCTGAGAAGGTTAGGTTCTAAAGCTGATTCTCTAATAACTGAATTTCTGGTTGACTTTGCTTTTAGACTTCTGGAcatatttttgttttccttttcccATTCATTGGAAATTTGACGAACTTATTAGCAAGAACAATTCTTCCTCGTCCTAAGCTCGATTAACTAGCCAAGAGCTAAAGTGACCTCCATTTCAACATTTACTTTGGTTACCTGATGACGGGGTCGCTAAATTTTGCCCGTTGTAAGTTACAAGTAGAGGAAGCATACAAAGCACCTTGTCAAACGGATGACATTATTTAGTACTTCTAGCCAAAAAGTGTGTATTGTTTAGAAGAGTATTTATGCACCCCTTCTTATGCCGTCCTTCGATGAGTAACCAGCAAAATTCGTTTTCTTCTCAGCCTTGAGCTGAACTCTAGTTCGTTGTACAATAGGCTCTTCAGAGATAAAGTTGTTTCAACCATGACTTCTTCACACAATAAGAGTGTTTCATATGCTGAAGATCTCTCAAGAAGATAGTGGCTATTAATATATCTGAAAAGTTTGAAAACcttgttgctcggactctttcAAAATGTTACTGGCTgcgtgtcggatcctccaaaactagtgcatttttggagtgTCAGACACGGGTATATCAAcattttggagagtccgagcaacataggacTTTGAAATGCTCTTTTTCTCATTATTGCTCCTAGTTCTTGATGTACATGATGTGGGAAAAGGTATGCTTGAACACGGCATTATTACAAATGCATCGCTTAATTATCTTCTCTATGACACACGAGGTCACTCATTTGGAATAAAACTCCAGATTCCCGATACCTAGCAATAATCTCCTCTCACTATTTAATGATGGTTTGTGTCCCCTAGAGGCGTATAAGCATCGATGAAATGTTCATGGAGGTTTTATTGTTTCCAAATATAGGACAGTGCATGAAACACAGTGATCCTAAATTCAGAACAAGATTATTTCCAAATTTTCGATAATAAGAAGAGAATTCATCTTCAAAATGTTATGGAGAAATCACAAAGGAGGAGATAATAGTACTGATTTCTTGTACCTTTATATGTGGTATAATTTTCTCTATACGAAGTATAATACTCCAATGAAGGGTGTTCAACTGACCACCCTTCGATCTAATATAGCTCTGCCACTGGACCTCTACACATTTATAGAGCTAACTTGTCCATTGCCTGACAGAGCTAATAGATATATTGAActgtttttttcatttctattcAACATTCATCCGTTTTATATcgttttttcattattttacaGAACGAACGACCACCTTTGCCAGCCAGTTGTCAACCAGCACTTGCACACCTCATAAAACGTTGCTGGGCAGCGAACCCCTCGAAGAGGCCAGACTTCACAGACATCGTTTCTGCTCTAGAGAAATACGACGAATGCATCAAGGAAGGCCTTCCACTGACTCTCCATTCAGGATTAGTCAGCCGGAATGCGATTCTTGAACGATTGAAAGGCTGTGTATCCATGAGTTCATCTGTAATTATACATGTCTGACTCTCTTTTTAACCAAacaaataattgtaatttgtattTGATCATCAAAGCCTTTTGGTTCTCCAATAGGTTTAGTAAATTACAACTTGTATACAAATATTAATGTGTAGTTATCAAATATGTGATGTTTAACATTATTGTGAATGGTCTGCTGGTGGCATTTCATGTATGTACCTAACTATGTTTCCCTTTTTTGGACTAATCAGTGATAACAATGGTGGTTGTTGACTGGTTGAATATCGAGgcgaattcataatttaaaatttatgagttTCTATAACAACCTTAACTTACTACTGTGAGTTTACAGTTAAATACTTATAGATACAATAACATATCCATTGTAATCTCGAGTCTAAAGAGGGTTGGATGTATTCAGATCTCACCTCTATCTTCGTGGGGtaaagaggttgttttcgatagacTCGACCATTGAATCGGGGCGGATTCAATCCATTGGCAAATGAAAACTCTATCTTTTTGGACAAAAGTCCCATTCACGTGAACTCGTAATGGACTTTTGATTCCCTAGTTGAATAAGCTGAGAGATTCTACAAGGAGAACATTATTGGTATCTTGAACCactaaaatatcataaaaatattttattttaggtgTGCCAACTACATCTTGAACAGTACTATATAACAACTATGCCTCAATTTGAAGCAAGTAGAGGTTCGTTATATGAATTTTTATTGATCATATATTACTTCATGTAAATGCAATCCAAAACCATTATTATacctgaaaaagaaaaagaaaaacaataatagCGATGAATTCTAACTAAccatttaatttcattttaattaagtCAATAAATTAGCAACGAATTTGGTAGGTAAGTGTCTTTTTTTAAGAGTTAGTAAACTTTCAGTTCAGCTAAAGGAAATTTTGAGTGGTTGGATAGACTCTTTTCAAACTATTAAAATTGAAGTTTGGcttattttaaatcaataatagtattaattaattaaagtgagTTTCAATAATTAAAGCTTCATATTCTTTTCAGTCATGTATTTTAGAAGATGAGGAGGATGATGTGTATgtaatcatatttttattttgtgttatttttaatatattatcgACTCAAGTAAAATATATCGATATCAAAGTAcggaaagaaaatacaataacaaagaaGTCGTGCTGAAAATAATGTAGAAGAGAACAAtatcaacaataaaataatatgatagtTGAAGCAAACGAAAcaatatatagtaataaaaacaaagaaaagataGTAGGAaagtaattataattataataacaaTACTGATAAATAAAACTAGATAAGGCTTGCCTACCCCACTAATCTGCTACCTCAATTCTCGTCCTCTAAGTTATTTTAGCTATTTAGAGTCATGTCTTGGAtaatttatcaaataatataagtaaaaaaaaaaaaactttaaaataagaTGCTTTAGAAGTACACGTTTTTGAATATTGTTATTGacttattttcaattgtaaaaTTTGTTGAACAACAACTTGACTCTAATTTCTGGTAAATTCTCATTCTCAGACTTGGTCTTTTAGGTTTTATACATTTTGGActttttcatcatttctttttattGACTAATTATATTCATAGACTCCCATTAATGACTTTtactatcttattttattttatttttataattgtaaaaGAGGTCGAATATTTTCTTCATACTTATTGATTAAGATTGGTACAATAAAGCCTAGCCTTTCTGACCTGTACTTACTCATGATCGGTAATAAAAGTCTGCTAAACATTCAGCCAAGTAGTATAAATTCGACAAAAATGTTATCTCCATCGTCAACCATACTTCATCAGTTTAAATAACAATGGTATTATCGTAAGTGAATTCTAGTATTAAATTTTATGAGTTTGATTTTTaagattaataataaatttattataatttaagttatgatattatattttatggattttttttttggaattccAAAAAAATTGAGTCAAATTCGTCAggcagattttgagaaaaagctAACAATCGTAATCATCATGAATTCAAAGGTGGCAACATAACATCCCAAAAATGTTAGTTGATCAACCATAGGTTTGTCTCTATTTGAAGAGCTTGCATTTGACCaaatcaaattctttttttagtAAAGAAAATTTTCGagttttgttatttattttgaagCTTGATTAATTAATTCGAATTTCTGTCAAGAAATTTTACTTTAGAAATAAAACGTTCTTTATGATTAAGAAGATGACTCTGTTTTAGAATTTAATCAATTCGAAGCTTTTTTTAATTTCaccacatatttttttcatgatCGTTTTAAATAATGTTATGCTACGATAAACGAAGCCTACGTTTATCCTTTAAAGAATTTGATGTTTGcttttgttgttttagctattataaattataatatatgctTCCCACAATAGTATAATTTTCTAATATGGTCAAAGGCATAGCTATACAGTACCATtgttagaaaattatatatgtgaagttaattttttaaaattatatataatagatattaaattttatttattttttctgtgtatatatagttatttatatttaaaatctatttaataaaaaaattgggtcCGTCACAACATATAACGATTCCTTCCATGCAGTATATTGTTGGATATGGTGACAATTATTAATTTacctatttatttttcttggtttAGCTCAATAAGATAAGATCTTGTCAAGTGATTGTGGTGACAAAGTTACAAAACTCTAAATTGGATCAATCTAATTTGGAATATTATTGTAACATATAAAGTTGTGTTATTTGGACccattatgttattttttttcataaatatattacCCCACACACTATGTTATAGTACATGATACACatgaataatttcttttttgttttttttgttttttctctttgtttatGTTAT
Coding sequences within:
- the LOC125844148 gene encoding serine/threonine/tyrosine-protein kinase HT1-like; translation: MATCFNPFRLRRSKSKTLELPSSSSRTQWNSCDMETMDKKRFDSLESWSMILESDNVESWEVSKEDQEEWTADLSQLFIGNKFASGAHSRIYRGIYKQRAVAVKMVRIPTHKEETRAKLEQQFKSEVRLLSRLYHLNIVQFIAACKKPPVYCIIMEYMSQGTLRMYLNKKEPYSLSIETILRLALDISRGMAYLHSQGVIHRDLKSSNLLLNDEMRVKVADFGTSCLETQCREAKGNMGTYRWMAPEMTKEKPYTRKVDVYSFGIVLWELTTALLPFQGMTPVQAAFAVAEKNERPPLPASCQPALAHLIKRCWAANPSKRPDFTDIVSALEKYDECIKEGLPLTLHSGLVSRNAILERLKGCVSMSSSVIIHV